Proteins encoded by one window of Mesorhizobium sp. INR15:
- a CDS encoding DUF982 domain-containing protein translates to MENNRFETPVTVKSVTAGSTQLLRTAREASDYLLNSWPGKRSPKHRAALQACHDALAGDKPAMNARRAFIAAAREVDVFVSDKAPA, encoded by the coding sequence ATGGAAAACAACCGATTTGAAACGCCCGTGACCGTCAAGTCAGTCACGGCGGGAAGCACTCAGCTCTTGCGCACCGCGCGGGAGGCTTCCGACTACCTCCTCAACAGCTGGCCGGGCAAGCGCAGCCCCAAGCATCGCGCTGCACTACAGGCCTGTCACGATGCGTTGGCGGGCGACAAGCCCGCGATGAACGCAAGACGTGCCTTCATTGCGGCTGCGCGCGAAGTGGACGTGTTTGTCAGCGACAAGGCGCCAGCCTGA
- the tet gene encoding Tet(A)/Tet(B)/Tet(C) family tetracycline efflux MFS transporter, whose protein sequence is MKRAYPVVLMAMMLDAAGIGLIMPVLPGLLREVGHIKEIGWIFGTFLAAYAAMQFLVSPLLGALSDRYGRRPVLLISLAGATIDYLFMAFAPTLPLLFAGRMIAGITGASMAVASAYIADITPEDQRARRFGHLSAAFGVGFIAGPALGGLLGEIWLRAPFLAAAALNCLNLTLAFFLLPEPERARGAGETPSLNPLAPLRWALTFPALLPLIGVFVVLGLVGEIGGTIWVLYGQDKFGWSVLTVGVSLTLFGLFHAGAQGFVAGPISERWGEKRALLIGIAADSAAYVSIALATQGWVAFALLPLFCLGGIGAPALQSLLTARVGEDHQGRLQGVLASMSSLASMVGPLVISMTYFHTRSVFPGLVWIAGASLYLLCLPLLAASLPRRTPATAAE, encoded by the coding sequence ATGAAAAGAGCTTACCCCGTTGTGCTGATGGCGATGATGCTCGATGCCGCCGGCATCGGGCTGATCATGCCTGTTCTGCCCGGCCTGCTGCGCGAGGTCGGCCACATCAAGGAGATCGGCTGGATCTTCGGCACGTTCCTTGCCGCCTACGCCGCCATGCAGTTCCTGGTCTCACCCTTGCTCGGCGCGCTGTCGGACCGCTACGGTCGACGGCCGGTGCTGCTCATCTCGCTGGCGGGCGCCACGATCGACTATCTGTTCATGGCTTTCGCACCGACCTTGCCGCTGCTGTTCGCCGGCAGGATGATCGCCGGTATCACCGGCGCCAGCATGGCGGTGGCGTCCGCCTACATCGCCGACATCACGCCGGAGGACCAGCGCGCGCGCCGTTTCGGCCATCTCAGCGCCGCTTTCGGCGTCGGCTTCATCGCCGGTCCGGCACTAGGCGGCTTGCTCGGCGAAATCTGGCTGCGCGCGCCGTTTCTCGCGGCCGCGGCCCTCAACTGCCTCAACCTGACGTTGGCCTTCTTCCTGCTGCCGGAACCGGAGCGCGCCAGGGGTGCCGGCGAAACACCGTCGCTCAATCCGCTGGCGCCGCTTCGCTGGGCGCTGACCTTTCCGGCGCTGCTGCCGCTGATCGGGGTTTTCGTCGTCTTGGGCCTGGTCGGCGAGATCGGCGGCACGATCTGGGTGCTCTACGGGCAGGACAAGTTTGGCTGGAGCGTGCTGACCGTCGGCGTCTCGCTGACGCTGTTCGGACTGTTCCACGCCGGCGCCCAGGGCTTCGTCGCCGGACCCATCAGCGAACGCTGGGGCGAGAAGCGGGCGCTCCTCATAGGCATCGCCGCCGATAGCGCCGCCTATGTGTCCATAGCATTGGCAACACAGGGCTGGGTGGCATTCGCGCTGCTGCCACTGTTCTGCCTCGGCGGCATCGGCGCGCCGGCGCTGCAATCATTGCTTACCGCGCGTGTCGGCGAGGATCATCAAGGCCGCCTTCAAGGCGTGCTGGCAAGCATGTCCAGCCTTGCTTCGATGGTCGGTCCGCTGGTCATCAGCATGACCTATTTCCACACGCGCAGCGTCTTTCCGGGGCTGGTGTGGATCGCCGGCGCATCACTTTACCTGCTCTGCCTGCCGCTGCTCGCCGCCAGCCTGCCCCGACGAACGCCGGCGACAGCGGCTGAGTAA
- a CDS encoding TetR/AcrR family transcriptional regulator C-terminal domain-containing protein, protein MKLDKTLIVTEALALLNQVGIDALSTRLLAERLKVQQPALYWHFKNKRALLDAMNDEMLRRGHRHRAPQAGESWQDFVRNNARSFRGALVAWRDGARVHAGTEANPDSLERFEAMLRFLVGHGMLAQNAMQLLLAVGRYTVGCVLEEQADAPEGPGRGAELDAAAQAYPLLSAAILAYRAGGHEAQFESGLALLVAGAEARLIGTSGAEKGRSAKVSEPDAEPVRQWQLPL, encoded by the coding sequence ATGAAGCTGGACAAGACGCTGATCGTCACCGAGGCGTTGGCGCTGCTGAACCAGGTGGGCATCGACGCATTGTCGACGCGGCTTCTGGCGGAGCGGCTGAAGGTGCAGCAGCCGGCGCTCTATTGGCATTTCAAGAACAAGCGCGCGCTGCTCGACGCCATGAACGACGAAATGCTGAGGCGCGGGCACCGGCACCGGGCGCCACAGGCTGGCGAAAGCTGGCAGGATTTCGTCCGCAACAACGCCCGCAGTTTTCGCGGGGCACTGGTCGCCTGGCGCGATGGCGCGCGCGTTCATGCCGGCACGGAAGCCAATCCCGACAGCCTCGAGCGGTTCGAGGCCATGCTGCGGTTCCTTGTTGGTCACGGCATGCTCGCCCAGAATGCCATGCAGTTGCTGCTAGCGGTCGGCCGCTACACGGTCGGCTGCGTGCTGGAGGAGCAGGCCGACGCGCCGGAAGGGCCGGGCAGGGGCGCTGAACTCGATGCGGCGGCGCAGGCCTATCCGCTATTGAGCGCGGCCATTCTGGCCTATCGCGCCGGCGGCCACGAGGCACAGTTCGAAAGCGGTCTTGCTTTGCTGGTCGCCGGAGCGGAGGCGAGATTAATCGGCACATCTGGCGCAGAGAAAGGCCGGTCGGCGAAGGTGAGCGAGCCGGATGCGGAGCCTGTCCGGCAATGGCAGTTGCCACTCTGA
- a CDS encoding DUF423 domain-containing protein, which produces MNTAEQTAGGFGRSLVLAGGLCGAAGVALSAAAAHMGGAFVSTAASFLLMHAPVFLAVGLLGRNRFLGLSSLVLLFGLVLFCGDLLARDFLGSRLFPMSAPIGGTLLIAGWLLIAASALVRSARP; this is translated from the coding sequence ATGAATACAGCTGAGCAAACCGCCGGCGGCTTCGGTCGTAGCCTTGTTCTTGCTGGAGGGCTTTGTGGTGCGGCCGGTGTGGCGCTATCGGCCGCGGCCGCGCATATGGGCGGCGCCTTTGTTTCCACCGCGGCATCCTTCCTGTTGATGCATGCGCCGGTTTTTCTCGCTGTCGGATTGCTCGGCAGGAACCGGTTTCTTGGCTTGAGCAGCCTTGTCCTGCTTTTTGGCCTTGTCCTGTTTTGCGGCGACCTGCTCGCCCGCGACTTTCTAGGCTCGCGGCTGTTCCCAATGTCGGCGCCCATCGGCGGCACGTTGCTGATCGCCGGTTGGCTGCTGATCGCGGCCTCCGCACTGGTGCGCAGCGCCCGCCCCTGA
- a CDS encoding TetR/AcrR family transcriptional regulator, producing the protein MEIDGETRSARKDREIIQAATAAFVRGGYDGTSMEEIATKAGVSKQTVYKHFTDKETLFGDVVRSSAAQANDAIELVTRLLSDTEFTAGGLQQLARRLMTTLMDEERLKLRRLIIANADRMPRLGRDWYEKGFERMLATMASCFQKLTSRGLLQTRDPHLAASHFFGMLLWIPMNEAMFTGNRNPRSMAELERHADVSVEAFLVAYGAPSQSSGPTQRKPQKPVKSLDWSSFLWREGN; encoded by the coding sequence ATGGAAATCGACGGCGAGACGAGATCGGCACGCAAGGATCGCGAAATCATCCAGGCCGCGACGGCGGCGTTCGTCCGCGGGGGATACGACGGTACCAGCATGGAGGAAATCGCCACCAAGGCAGGGGTTTCCAAACAGACCGTCTACAAGCATTTCACGGACAAGGAGACGCTCTTTGGCGATGTCGTCCGATCAAGCGCGGCCCAAGCCAATGATGCCATTGAATTGGTGACAAGGTTGCTCTCCGATACCGAATTTACGGCGGGCGGCCTGCAACAGCTTGCCCGGCGTTTGATGACGACGCTGATGGACGAGGAGCGACTGAAGCTTAGACGCTTGATCATTGCCAACGCGGACAGGATGCCGCGGCTTGGCCGCGATTGGTACGAAAAAGGCTTCGAGCGCATGCTTGCCACGATGGCTTCTTGCTTTCAAAAGCTGACAAGCCGAGGCCTTTTGCAAACCCGCGATCCGCATTTGGCGGCCAGCCACTTTTTTGGAATGCTTCTTTGGATTCCGATGAACGAAGCTATGTTCACCGGAAACAGGAACCCGCGCTCCATGGCTGAACTGGAACGGCACGCCGATGTCTCGGTCGAGGCCTTTCTTGTCGCTTATGGCGCGCCGTCGCAATCGTCAGGGCCAACGCAGCGAAAGCCTCAAAAACCTGTCAAATCACTCGACTGGAGCTCATTTCTCTGGCGCGAGGGGAATTGA
- a CDS encoding VOC family protein has product MAKKIFVNFPVRDLKAATRFYLAIGGTLNPQFSNEQASSIMFSDTIGVMLLTHEHYTQFTKRPIGDPSRESQMLVALTVDSKEEVNAAIASGVVAGGRADPNPPQDLGFMFNRHIEDPDGNVWEFLWMNPAAMQ; this is encoded by the coding sequence ATGGCTAAGAAGATCTTCGTGAATTTTCCGGTGCGCGATCTCAAGGCGGCGACCAGATTTTACCTCGCGATCGGAGGCACTCTGAACCCGCAGTTCTCAAACGAACAGGCGAGCTCGATCATGTTCTCCGACACGATTGGCGTGATGTTGCTGACGCACGAGCACTACACCCAGTTCACAAAGCGGCCGATCGGTGACCCCAGCCGTGAGAGCCAGATGTTGGTGGCACTCACCGTTGACAGCAAAGAAGAAGTCAATGCCGCAATCGCGAGCGGCGTGGTCGCGGGTGGTCGCGCTGATCCCAATCCGCCGCAGGATCTCGGCTTCATGTTCAACCGCCACATTGAAGACCCGGATGGCAATGTCTGGGAGTTCCTGTGGATGAACCCAGCCGCGATGCAATAG
- a CDS encoding LacI family DNA-binding transcriptional regulator yields the protein MAPLTSGKRLTSGKTRPIRLADIARAAGVSHGTASNVFARPEIVREEVRERVKAAAEAMGYGGPDPKGRLLRAGKVNAIGVASAEPLSYFFDDPFARVMMASISQACDATGAGISLVSAANKEQLAWNIQSALVDGFIVFCVEGGSRLVELARERKLPFVALDDLESDDNSVAAIGVDNVAGATLAARHLTELGHRRFAVLALPCADSGFGPTTQAHVEKALYSGTRDRLRGYFAEISRIGVDVSQVPIYETVNNEESVWAGLDHIFAGSEKPTAILAMSDRMALHALDWLRRHDIAVPGDVSVVGFDGVPEGAVSQPPLTTVAQPIAEMGRRAVKAILEYDGSLSRQLLPVDLVVRASSGPSPT from the coding sequence ATGGCGCCATTGACCTCGGGAAAGAGATTGACCTCGGGAAAGACAAGGCCGATCCGGCTCGCGGACATTGCCAGGGCGGCGGGCGTTTCACACGGCACCGCTTCCAACGTCTTCGCCCGCCCGGAGATCGTGCGCGAAGAGGTCCGAGAACGGGTCAAGGCAGCGGCCGAGGCAATGGGGTATGGCGGACCGGATCCCAAGGGCCGTCTGCTGCGCGCCGGCAAGGTCAATGCCATCGGCGTGGCGAGCGCGGAGCCTTTGTCCTATTTCTTCGACGACCCTTTTGCGCGGGTGATGATGGCCAGTATCTCGCAGGCTTGCGATGCAACCGGCGCAGGCATCTCGCTGGTCTCGGCGGCCAACAAGGAACAGCTCGCCTGGAACATCCAGAGCGCGCTTGTCGACGGCTTTATCGTCTTCTGTGTTGAAGGTGGCTCGCGGCTGGTTGAACTGGCGCGCGAACGCAAGCTGCCCTTCGTGGCGCTCGACGACCTGGAATCAGACGACAATTCTGTCGCGGCGATCGGTGTCGACAACGTCGCCGGCGCCACCCTTGCGGCACGGCATCTGACCGAACTTGGACATCGTCGCTTTGCCGTGCTTGCCTTGCCTTGCGCCGACTCCGGCTTCGGCCCCACAACCCAGGCGCACGTGGAGAAAGCCCTCTACTCCGGCACGCGCGACCGATTGCGTGGCTACTTCGCGGAAATTTCCCGGATCGGTGTGGACGTCTCACAGGTGCCGATCTACGAGACCGTCAACAATGAAGAGAGCGTGTGGGCAGGTCTCGATCATATCTTCGCCGGTTCCGAGAAGCCGACCGCCATCCTGGCCATGTCGGACAGGATGGCGTTGCACGCGCTGGATTGGCTGCGTCGGCACGACATCGCTGTTCCAGGCGATGTTTCGGTCGTCGGCTTCGACGGAGTCCCTGAAGGCGCGGTCTCCCAGCCGCCGCTGACCACGGTCGCCCAGCCGATCGCCGAGATGGGCCGCCGCGCCGTCAAGGCGATCCTGGAATATGATGGCTCCCTCAGCCGGCAATTGCTGCCGGTCGATCTTGTGGTGCGGGCTTCGTCCGGCCCCTCACCCACCTGA
- a CDS encoding 5-bromo-4-chloroindolyl phosphate hydrolysis family protein: protein MRGLFGNDWNWIAAGIVSAALLIGLNFLTHFPFLVSAIIAALVFAGLVFVLAPRQLFEGLDLGSVGGSRVAFARELLAQAQPAAERLAATARSIPDKDMAAKVKNLSDIAADVISRVEAKPESASSVRRFLTYYVPQAAEVAEGYAALANRRAPNQARLASIGSVVTKLQDAFVHYADSLADSELGTLDVDLRLIQESLKEDIGR from the coding sequence ATGCGTGGCTTGTTCGGCAATGACTGGAACTGGATCGCGGCGGGCATCGTCTCGGCGGCGCTGCTGATCGGGCTGAACTTTCTCACCCATTTCCCTTTCCTGGTATCGGCGATCATCGCGGCTCTGGTCTTTGCCGGGCTGGTGTTCGTGCTGGCGCCGCGCCAACTGTTCGAGGGGCTCGACCTCGGTTCTGTCGGCGGCAGCCGGGTGGCGTTCGCGCGTGAATTGCTGGCGCAAGCCCAGCCGGCGGCTGAACGGCTGGCCGCGACGGCCCGTTCCATTCCCGACAAGGACATGGCGGCTAAAGTGAAGAACCTGTCCGACATCGCCGCCGATGTCATCTCGCGGGTCGAGGCCAAGCCGGAAAGCGCCTCTTCGGTGCGGCGGTTTCTCACCTATTACGTGCCGCAGGCGGCGGAGGTGGCGGAGGGCTATGCGGCGCTGGCCAACCGCCGCGCGCCAAACCAGGCGCGGCTGGCCAGCATCGGCTCTGTGGTCACCAAACTTCAGGATGCATTCGTGCACTATGCCGACAGTCTCGCCGACAGCGAACTCGGCACGCTCGACGTGGACCTGCGACTCATTCAGGAGTCGCTGAAAGAGGATATCGGTCGCTGA
- a CDS encoding multidrug efflux MFS transporter yields the protein MPAESTTPTSATETAYWRRNLFVCFAGSFINIVAMTLLLPFLPLYVEQLGVEGHAAIVQWSGIAYGATFFAAALVAPLWGRLGDRYGRKLMLVRASFGMAVTMSLMGMVHDVWQLVALRLLIGFAGGYTSGSTILVAMQTPKDRSGWALGLLSSGIMAGNLVGPLVGGALPPFIGIRTIFLLSGGVIFIAFLATTFLIREDVRPALAKGEKRKGGWALIADKRPIVAMLATGLLLMFANMSIEPIITVYVAQLANDQSQVTLISGVVMSAAALGSILSATRLGKFADRVGHWNVIVGALAISALLLIPQAFVTESWQLIGLRFLMGLALGGLLPCITSVIRHNVPDGVGGNVLGLSISAQYVGQVAGPLLGGYVGGHFGMRAVFLGTSVLMAGGAAYNWLVQSRRARDMLIEARKS from the coding sequence ATGCCGGCAGAGAGCACAACGCCAACGAGCGCGACGGAAACCGCCTATTGGCGGCGCAACCTGTTCGTGTGTTTCGCCGGCTCCTTCATCAACATCGTGGCGATGACGCTTCTGCTGCCATTCCTGCCGCTCTATGTCGAACAGCTAGGCGTCGAGGGGCATGCAGCCATCGTGCAATGGTCCGGCATCGCCTATGGCGCGACGTTCTTTGCCGCGGCCCTGGTCGCGCCATTGTGGGGCCGTCTCGGCGACCGCTACGGCCGCAAGCTGATGCTGGTGAGGGCCAGCTTCGGCATGGCTGTCACCATGTCGCTGATGGGCATGGTTCATGATGTCTGGCAATTGGTGGCGCTGCGCCTGCTGATCGGCTTCGCCGGCGGCTATACATCCGGATCGACGATCCTCGTTGCAATGCAGACGCCAAAGGACCGTTCCGGCTGGGCGCTTGGGCTGTTGTCCTCAGGAATTATGGCCGGCAATCTGGTTGGCCCTTTGGTCGGCGGCGCGCTGCCTCCATTTATCGGCATCCGCACCATCTTTCTGCTGTCGGGCGGCGTCATTTTCATCGCCTTTCTCGCCACGACGTTCCTGATCAGGGAAGACGTTCGCCCGGCACTGGCAAAGGGCGAGAAGCGAAAGGGCGGTTGGGCGCTCATTGCGGACAAGCGCCCGATCGTCGCCATGCTTGCGACCGGGCTGCTTTTGATGTTCGCCAATATGTCGATCGAACCGATCATCACGGTCTATGTCGCGCAACTGGCCAACGACCAGAGCCAGGTAACTTTGATATCGGGTGTCGTCATGTCGGCGGCGGCACTGGGCAGCATCCTGTCAGCCACGCGTCTCGGCAAGTTCGCGGACCGTGTCGGCCACTGGAACGTCATCGTCGGCGCTCTTGCCATTTCGGCACTGCTGTTGATCCCACAGGCTTTCGTCACGGAAAGCTGGCAATTGATCGGCCTGCGCTTCCTCATGGGCCTTGCGTTGGGCGGCCTGCTGCCCTGCATCACCAGCGTCATCAGGCACAACGTTCCCGATGGCGTCGGTGGCAACGTGCTTGGGCTATCGATCTCGGCGCAATATGTCGGGCAAGTCGCCGGCCCCTTGCTCGGCGGCTACGTCGGCGGCCATTTCGGCATGCGCGCTGTGTTTCTCGGCACGTCCGTCTTGATGGCGGGCGGAGCGGCCTATAACTGGCTGGTGCAGTCACGCCGTGCGCGGGACATGCTTATTGAAGCCCGCAAATCCTGA
- a CDS encoding GntR family transcriptional regulator, translated as MSQMQSVEKQLREMILALEIGPGERLTERWIESRFGASRTPVRAALLRLETEGLICRDGRGWTVSPINLAELQQIAVYREAVEVAAVRLTCALEDRSAIDVIEAMLESCDGNTPREEWHRVGMDFHIELARLSGNEFLFRGVRDAMTRLSRARWLEVRDEAALGRAWAEHSAILDAARLGDADEATRRLSAHIVGSRERLVTSLANDRRGLRARGFAVVAA; from the coding sequence GTGTCGCAGATGCAAAGTGTCGAGAAGCAGCTTCGCGAAATGATCCTGGCCCTCGAGATCGGGCCGGGCGAGCGACTGACGGAACGCTGGATCGAAAGCCGCTTCGGCGCGTCACGCACGCCTGTGCGCGCCGCATTGTTACGGTTGGAGACTGAAGGTCTGATCTGTCGCGACGGCCGGGGTTGGACTGTGTCGCCGATCAATCTGGCCGAACTGCAGCAGATCGCGGTCTATCGGGAAGCGGTCGAGGTCGCGGCTGTCAGGCTGACCTGTGCGCTGGAGGACCGAAGCGCGATCGATGTCATCGAGGCGATGCTCGAATCCTGCGACGGCAACACCCCGCGTGAGGAATGGCACCGTGTCGGCATGGATTTTCATATCGAGCTGGCGCGTCTGTCGGGCAACGAGTTCCTGTTTCGGGGCGTCCGGGACGCCATGACGAGATTGTCCCGCGCGCGCTGGCTGGAGGTCCGCGACGAGGCGGCCCTTGGCCGGGCCTGGGCGGAACACAGTGCCATCTTGGACGCGGCGCGCCTTGGTGATGCCGATGAGGCGACGCGCCGGCTTTCCGCGCATATTGTCGGCAGCCGCGAGCGATTGGTAACATCGCTCGCCAATGATCGGCGTGGTCTTCGTGCAAGGGGATTTGCAGTCGTCGCCGCATGA
- a CDS encoding VWA domain-containing protein: protein MPKTLMSVLLLAFCLLLAACNANDVKFSIVSGSENTVLQPIVQEFCTKQGATCTFAYEGSLDIGLGLQRPGGLDQDAVWPASSVWVDLFDSGRKVRNLTSIAQMPVILGVRKSKATELGWVGKDVFMKDILAAVKDGKLKFLMTSATQSNSGASAYLAMLSSALGGKEVIEPGDLDSPSVRETVSALLQGVERSSGSSGWLADLYVDNASKGTVYDAMWNYEATLKETNDKLKAMGKEPLYAIYPADGVAVGDSPLGFIDHGRGPDAERFFTDLLAYLQSDAVRKRIADTGRRLPLGGSAIQAAAEPDWNFDPGKLVTSIRMPEPAVIRKALNLYQEALRKPSLTALCFDFSGSMEDQGEKQLQAAAQFLFTPEKASEVLVQWTPSDHIFVLPFDSTVRDNFEATGDAAGQSQLLAAVAQQHAGGGTDMYACAQQALQQITATPDLSKYLPAIVIMTDGKTDGSADFFLSQWRSAPVQVPVFGITFGDADKSQLDNLAKATSARVFDGSGDLAGAFRAARGYN from the coding sequence ATGCCGAAGACGCTGATGTCCGTGCTGCTGCTGGCCTTCTGTTTGCTGCTGGCGGCCTGCAACGCCAACGATGTGAAATTCTCCATCGTCTCCGGCTCGGAAAACACCGTGCTGCAGCCGATCGTGCAGGAGTTCTGCACCAAGCAAGGCGCCACCTGCACTTTCGCCTATGAGGGTTCGCTCGACATAGGGCTTGGGCTGCAAAGGCCGGGCGGGCTTGATCAGGACGCGGTCTGGCCGGCTTCGAGTGTGTGGGTCGACCTGTTCGATTCCGGCCGCAAGGTGCGCAACCTGACCTCGATCGCGCAGATGCCGGTCATTCTGGGCGTACGCAAATCCAAGGCCACCGAACTCGGCTGGGTCGGCAAGGACGTCTTCATGAAAGACATCCTTGCCGCCGTGAAGGACGGCAAGCTGAAATTCCTGATGACCTCGGCGACGCAGTCCAATTCCGGCGCCAGCGCCTACCTTGCCATGCTGTCCAGCGCGCTTGGCGGCAAGGAAGTGATCGAACCTGGCGATCTCGACAGTCCGAGCGTGCGCGAAACCGTGAGCGCCTTGCTGCAGGGCGTCGAGCGTTCGTCCGGCTCGTCGGGCTGGCTCGCTGATCTTTACGTCGACAATGCCAGCAAGGGCACGGTCTATGACGCGATGTGGAACTATGAGGCGACGCTGAAGGAAACCAATGACAAGCTAAAGGCGATGGGCAAGGAGCCGCTCTACGCGATCTACCCAGCAGATGGCGTTGCTGTCGGCGATTCGCCACTCGGCTTCATCGACCATGGCCGCGGCCCGGATGCCGAGAGATTCTTCACCGACCTGCTCGCCTATCTGCAATCGGACGCGGTGCGCAAGCGCATCGCCGACACCGGCAGGCGGCTGCCGCTGGGCGGCTCGGCGATCCAGGCGGCGGCCGAACCGGACTGGAACTTCGATCCCGGCAAATTGGTGACATCGATCCGCATGCCGGAGCCGGCGGTGATCCGCAAGGCGCTCAATCTCTATCAGGAGGCGTTGCGGAAACCTTCGCTGACGGCGCTGTGCTTTGATTTCTCAGGCTCCATGGAAGACCAGGGCGAGAAACAGTTGCAGGCGGCCGCGCAATTCCTGTTCACGCCGGAAAAAGCCAGCGAAGTGCTGGTGCAATGGACGCCGTCGGACCATATCTTCGTGCTGCCGTTTGACAGCACCGTACGCGACAATTTCGAAGCAACGGGCGATGCCGCTGGGCAAAGCCAGCTGCTGGCGGCGGTCGCCCAGCAGCATGCCGGCGGCGGCACCGACATGTATGCCTGTGCTCAACAAGCGCTGCAGCAGATCACCGCGACGCCGGATCTGTCGAAATATCTGCCGGCGATCGTGATCATGACGGACGGCAAGACCGATGGCAGCGCCGATTTCTTCCTCAGCCAGTGGCGCAGCGCGCCGGTACAAGTGCCGGTGTTCGGCATCACTTTCGGCGACGCCGACAAGAGCCAGCTCGACAACCTTGCCAAGGCAACGTCAGCGCGTGTCTTCGACGGCAGTGGCGATCTGGCTGGCGCGTTTCGTGCCGCACGCGGATATAATTGA
- a CDS encoding toxic anion resistance protein, with protein sequence MADKNSVTLLDDTSTLPAIVANPSDIARIESTIDVKDRAGISVYGDRAQQAVSDYANKILGQLRNRDLGDTGDLLTDIIMKAKNLDPASLKDEGFLGNLFSSFKARLERFKEKYEDIAGQIDRIGLELDRHKDTLRRDIAVLDDLHEQTKDSILKLDAYVQAGKRYVEDYRNNELPKLKAAADGAGGDVGGTLEAQTYQDAVQALDRLEKRVFYLVQARQLGIQQLPQIRIVQSGDETLIENLQATSALTVPAWKQKMVIMLGLNNQKSALELQKTVTDATNEMIRQTSKMMKDQAISIEEQAQRGIVDVETLAQANRDLIDTVQGVLKVQQEGRQKRADAEKQMDQMTIDLKKALTQS encoded by the coding sequence ATGGCCGACAAGAACAGCGTCACACTGCTCGACGACACCTCGACATTGCCGGCAATTGTTGCCAACCCGTCCGACATCGCCAGGATTGAGAGCACGATCGACGTCAAGGATCGTGCCGGCATTTCGGTCTATGGCGACCGTGCCCAGCAGGCCGTCAGCGACTACGCCAACAAAATCCTGGGCCAGTTGCGCAACCGCGACCTTGGCGACACCGGCGATCTTTTGACCGACATCATCATGAAGGCCAAGAACCTCGACCCGGCTTCGCTGAAGGATGAAGGATTTCTCGGCAATCTGTTCAGCTCTTTCAAGGCGCGGCTCGAACGCTTCAAGGAGAAGTACGAGGACATTGCCGGGCAGATCGACCGCATCGGCCTCGAACTCGACCGGCACAAGGATACGCTACGGCGCGACATCGCCGTGCTCGATGACCTGCATGAGCAGACCAAGGACTCCATCCTCAAGCTCGATGCCTATGTGCAGGCCGGCAAGAGATACGTCGAGGACTATCGCAACAACGAATTGCCGAAGCTGAAAGCCGCAGCGGATGGTGCCGGCGGCGATGTCGGCGGCACGCTGGAGGCGCAGACCTATCAGGATGCCGTGCAGGCGCTGGACCGGCTGGAAAAGCGCGTCTTCTATCTGGTGCAGGCGCGCCAGCTCGGCATCCAGCAATTGCCGCAGATCCGCATCGTCCAGTCCGGCGACGAGACGCTGATCGAAAACCTGCAGGCGACGTCGGCGCTGACTGTTCCCGCGTGGAAGCAGAAGATGGTCATCATGCTTGGCCTGAACAATCAGAAGTCGGCGCTCGAGCTGCAAAAGACAGTGACCGATGCCACCAACGAAATGATCCGCCAGACTTCCAAGATGATGAAGGACCAGGCGATCTCGATCGAGGAACAGGCGCAGCGCGGCATTGTCGATGTCGAGACGCTGGCGCAAGCCAACCGCGATCTCATCGACACCGTGCAAGGCGTGCTGAAGGTCCAGCAGGAGGGCCGCCAGAAGCGGGCCGATGCCGAAAAGCAGATGGACCAGATGACCATCGATCTGAAGAAAGCGCTGACCCAGTCCTGA